From the Coffea eugenioides isolate CCC68of chromosome 1, Ceug_1.0, whole genome shotgun sequence genome, the window ATCTTTACTTatttaatttgagaaaaagaCAGGTTGCCAATCAGTTGGTAAACTTTGAAATTCGCTACGAGGAGTATATTATTTTTCAGTTTCGGGGAGTACTACTTTATATACACATAAGGCAACTTGACCAGTAGTATGATTTATGTAGAGTTGGAGTATATAGAAAGATCAGGTATAGGTACGAACgcaattttatggagtaatttatttatttattttttgcttaaTGATTGAATTTTAGTGTGACAAACACAGTGGAAGAGCCCAGTCTAATCTACTTCTCCAGGGCCAAGAAAGGCAGCGGGATCACTTTTTCATTTCGTCAATGTCTCTCTTTTGCTCATCATATCGACTCCTGCTTTCAAGATGCCATATTTGGACATTAAGCACTACAACAGCTCTATCAACAAAATTACTGAATCAGATAAAAAACTACCCaggatttccaaaagaaaaaatgtgaaaGAGAGCTCATTTACTCGACGGGATTGAAGTACGAGGTTCAGGAATATATATGATGCATCGCAGATTCACAGGTAGATTTTTTTATCTCCCCCTTTAAATCACGAGCCCAAAGAATAGGATCAGTATCCACACCTACTACAAAGTACAATAATCCTTTCTGCGATGGTCAGCAGTTGACATTTTGGAATAAGTTGCAATTTTAAACTGAGAGCTTCACTGGAGAAGCAAAATTATTGATTGTACATCATTCTAACACTGATTCTGATTGTGATATCATTTCATTGGCAACTTGGGATCCCACTGATATATGCTTTGGCGACGGTTGGTAGATGACCAGGCGATTATGTACAAAGGTTTTTGTTTCTGTCAGATGTGTAGAATATCCTCTAGGTTGTTAGAAGTATTAAAGAAACGTTCTTACGAGCCAATGGAGTAAAGGGAACGACAACCATCTTTCACAAATTCATATGAACAGGTTATTCTTTATGAAAATTATGAAAAGGCTATGTTGGAGTTACAAAATCAAAAACTATGGATATCCCTCGAAATGATCAGAAGATAGACCATTTTCATCTTTGTTTCCTGAAGCATAGTTGAACTTTATTGAGTTTCAATGGGAAAAAGATCACAAGAAAAATTACTCCCTTAAACCCTAAAACCTAAATTACCGCGATGCAAAATAGTTTATTGGAGGGAATTATTTATAACTAGACACGTtgaaaggaggaggaggagaaaaaaaaatgacatattGAATGAAGGAATTAATCAATTCGTTGTTTGCAAGTTCAATTATTGTTCAATTCCTCTATTACTTAAACAGTCCTGATTGAATTGCGTAACTCTTGACTTTTGCACAAACTGTTATCGTAACTTCTCTTAAATTTTTGAAGTGCTTTGCAGATACAGAATGTAGCTACAGCCAAAACATAATCCCTGATCATCAACTTATTCTATGAATATGCCAATGCATGGTGGAAACTACATCTTCTCATTGTTCATTTACAGCATCATCAGTTACCTTTTCGACATTTTGATACTTGTACATGGAGGAACATAGAAGAAAATAACAGAAGTTGAGGCCTCCCAGGATAGTTACCAGCCAGTACACATTATCTAGTCTACCTCTGTTTATGTTATCAGGCAACCACTCTGTTGTCTTTTTAACAGCATTAATCAATCCGTTGCCCAGGTTAAAGCCAATACCGATAGACAAGGCAACAACTGCGGTCGATGTACTTTTTAAGGATACTGGAAATTCTTGGTAATAAAACAAAATATGTCCAGGGAAATGAAATGCTTCTCCAATACCAGCAAGAGCAAAGGATGGCACAAGCCAGAAGACTGACATGGGCACCACAGAATTATCCTGGTCCTGCAGGTGGTGCATTCGCGCCAATTTTAGCCTCTTAGCCTCCACCAGGGCTAAAACGGCCATGCTAAGAACATCGAACAAATGGCCAATCCCAACCCGCTGGAGAGGCGTGATGGCTCGGTGCATGAACTTCTCCCACATGGGGAATAGAAATCGGTCTAGAAAGAAAATGGTCATGCAAGTCGATAGGAATATGAAGACTTGAACACTACCAGCTGGAGTTTTGAAATGAGCTCCTACATGACGGTCCATTGCTAGAGCTTGGATGACTGTCATACTCAGTTGGACGGCTAGTGGGGGGGAAACGAGTAAAGCAGTTGACCATATTGGGAGCATTTTACTTAGGCTTTTGAAGTCTTCTACTTCTTTCACTGTACAAACCTTCCACGGTTTCTTTATAGAGCCATCTAGATCGGTGTCTCCTTCAGTTTTCAGTGCTGCGTGGTTTAAGAACCTATAATTCGTGGTAAAGTTTTGTTTAATTAAATTTCAACAAATTTAGGTGAAAAATGAATGGATAATATGTGCAGCAATTCAATTTTAAGGTGGTAATGGTTCTTACttgaaaaattttgtaggcatgaCAAAGGTCGTTGTTTCCGGGTCTTGGCAATAATCTTCAGTGTTTTGGGAGAGCAACAAATTCCTTTTCCTGGTAGCTGCAATAACAACGCGAGCCAAGCCAGTAAAAGGGCTCCCTTGTGGCTTTAGCTGGCGGTAGAAACCACGGCCAACTAAAAATAGTGCTAATCCAACTATATTTGCAGCAACAGAAATCCCAAAACCCCATGCCCAACTCACACTATTTTCAATATATACAATGACGGTCAAGCTTATAGCAGTGGCTGTGTACATTGCGAAAATGTACCAAttaaagaaaatttcttgatGCTTTGGTTTATCAAATTGATTTGCTCCCATTGGTCCAATGGTGAATCGTGAACCTGCCATCCCTAGAGATGCTAGAGCTAAGCCGATATAAAGAACTGCAAGTTGAACTCCTGACGGGCTTATGCAGAGACTCGATCCATTTTCACATTGCGGAGGTCTCAATTTATTGAGTGCTGCTGTCATAACTATTATCAACATGCCCTGCAAAACATGCACCAATTCTTGCTAGAATCAATATAAAGAGGACCACAAAAAAGATCAAGAAAACATAGGGATTAGAACAAAGCTAGAAATATTGCTCACCAGGGATGAGATTAAAGATGAAATCCAGATGACAGAGTAACATCCAAGAAAAGAATCAGCTATGATGGCTCCAGCAATGGGAAATATGGTGATGCATCCATTAACCACattaaaaatttcggcagcactGATGCTTTTGATATTGAATTCTTGAATCAGATACACAATCAGATTGGAAGTCAGTCCTCCAAAAGCAAGTGATGTACCCACCACGGTAGCTGCCATATGAAAAACAGTGGCCTGTATGTCATTTTTAGTCTATTACGTTGTTACTGTTTGATGCTTAATTCTATATATGTGCTAGTAATTGCGAAGCtcgtgtgaaaaaaaaaaaaaaagaggaagagaaaagaaagagaccCATGATAAACGGAAAGGTGATCCAACTGCCTTTCTTGGATCTGCTGGAACTGGAATTAGAC encodes:
- the LOC113774851 gene encoding protein NRT1/ PTR FAMILY 2.7-like, whose amino-acid sequence is MDNRKAENSAERQDPESNSSSSRSKKGSWITFPFIMATVVGTSLAFGGLTSNLIVYLIQEFNIKSISAAEIFNVVNGCITIFPIAGAIIADSFLGCYSVIWISSLISSLGMLIIVMTAALNKLRPPQCENGSSLCISPSGVQLAVLYIGLALASLGMAGSRFTIGPMGANQFDKPKHQEIFFNWYIFAMYTATAISLTVIVYIENSVSWAWGFGISVAANIVGLALFLVGRGFYRQLKPQGSPFTGLARVVIAATRKRNLLLSQNTEDYCQDPETTTFVMPTKFFKFLNHAALKTEGDTDLDGSIKKPWKVCTVKEVEDFKSLSKMLPIWSTALLVSPPLAVQLSMTVIQALAMDRHVGAHFKTPAGSVQVFIFLSTCMTIFFLDRFLFPMWEKFMHRAITPLQRVGIGHLFDVLSMAVLALVEAKRLKLARMHHLQDQDNSVVPMSVFWLVPSFALAGIGEAFHFPGHILFYYQEFPVSLKSTSTAVVALSIGIGFNLGNGLINAVKKTTEWLPDNINRGRLDNVYWLVTILGGLNFCYFLLCSSMYKYQNVEKVTDDAVNEQ